The following are from one region of the Coffea eugenioides isolate CCC68of chromosome 2, Ceug_1.0, whole genome shotgun sequence genome:
- the LOC113760915 gene encoding vacuolar protein sorting-associated protein 8 homolog isoform X1, with the protein MELELDSFLESHGLGNGTDDGDSDEYLSPSSSVPHHHRTVDEILLLNDSSSSSSSSAAGSPSPPSSPSTSAATALSSRRLHRLDHQQEPSLVTTNDPNFSESNNSSTISSSNSTIIYDDNNSSSNNHNNNNDLVAALSAITPSIKGLSLAHSLDSNSNHHLNTTSIISSSRTSRNLTASINSSNNNRINLAEFASSRSVILPSLFAAVKSNVKPGAALAAAAAASRSFPTPHAAAIKSSRTSSSAVALCSIAIAENDSISTTPPPPPPPPPPPPAIATAAHSELASWVPNEVDGEVYDECDSLPSTAGGAGLGLSVREADDEVDSCRHFSRVQDENLTAKDAGILPTNQTPNLEAATSFLVSNVDKQRIDDSSGAMLLSISSSAATEFHLPAKAEEKHLDANRNPTSSEVAIQAQSSSVVEDENNEDSRINSTNRVIHKDIASIVADPDEGECFEQEITAKTDEMHGQENVISQSKDEVLSLGGHETNSDDDVADIVQDVALQWKSNKGRRKTRNKSLHPCLTPLELAEELEKKQAFTGMYWEEGAAAQPMRLEGVRRGSTVLGYFDVDSNNAITRAISLQAFKQEHGFPSVLSVHLNYIAIGMSKGVILVFPSKYSPYHSDNMDSKMLMLGLQGERSYVPVTSMCFNQQGDLLFAGYGDGHFSVWDVQRASALKVINEHKAPVVHMLYLGQDSQASRQFNVVSGDSKGVVKLIRFSVVPWVNRISYSKATKLLDETTSMVICASPLLSTEFLGGLSMSSQVSSSVTTSAIGSMMGGVIGGDSGWKSTSLVENGVVIFVTHQSALVAKVSPTVEVYAQIPKPDGVGDRSMPYAAWRCMSDLLGSSTETVPAETLEKCSWLAIAWDRKVQVAKLVKSELKVYAKWTLDCPAVGVAWLDDQMLVVLTSIGRLVMFTKEGNMIHDTSFAVNGTGGDDMITYHTYFNNIHGNPEKAHHNCVAVRGASIYILGTSHLVVSRLLPWKERIEVLHRAGDWMGALNMAMTIYDGQAHGVIDLPRTLDDVQKTIMPYLAELLLSYVDEVFSYIKVASGNQVGNSDQLDESKSSSDSDNPEIEEQYIRVGGVAVEFCVHIKRTDILFDEIYAKFCAAKHKETFVELLEPYILKDMLGCLPPAIMQALVEHYSMKGWLQRVEQCVLHMDISSLDFNQVVRLCREHRLHGALIYLFNKGLDDFRTPLEELLVVLQQCERENASVLGYRILVYLKYCFHGFAFPPGHGTLSPTRLLSIRKDILAFLLEDSSIPNPQALTNSMSDKPFPNLCHLLDLDTEATLDVLNCAFLEEQNLAFNNLCHDLTSSNVGVKDLGDESQNLVQKLVDVLSLILEASYFQRGCSTSSDDGSSLETWPSKKDAGHIIEFVTYYVACERAKVSRDILSQILEYLTSETSFSPSVSRQNIEIHKRREKQLLTLLEVVPDTEWDAPYLLHLCERCQFHQVCGLIHSNRCQYVAALDSYIKAVDESIHALSFIHDMLRRLSETDSEAFQAAVFSRIGDLVKLDREGTFFLVVVHFHGQSQEILFSQLHSHPESLFLYLKTLVEVHTTGNLKFSCLRKDGSLHFPSGRMAKHQSDRIKTFLEELNDFPKLLRTKPIQLTDEVTEQYLELLCRYERESVRKFLETFESYRVENCLRLCQEYGIVDAASFLLERVGDVGSALMLILSGLNEKFIVLEASIGPSDSRPKHFNSILKEEEVNDILDILHSCIGLCQRNSPRLDPHESEYLWFQLLDSFCLPLMDSCSSKTRSIHQQDMEVLEVKQDHEDDCIIKWKISKSHKNAYILKKLLSLFIREIVEGMIGYVHLPTIMLKLLSDNGSQEFGDFKPTILGMLGTYDFERRILDTAKSLIEDDTYYTMSLLKKGASHGFAPRGLTCCVCNGLLTKRSHSSSIQVFSCGHAMHVHCVLQENETSVWGSSAGCPICVAGKKAQRSRSKSVVVANELVSKALSRSHKVPGTSVLHAPDNDVSENSYGSHPISRFELLNNLHKDQRSSQIENMPQLRLAPPAVYHEKVKKGNDLMTEESSRGSASAEKSRSKQLGDVKVKGSSVRFPLRSNIFGKLPLKS; encoded by the exons ATGGAGCTGGAGCTGGACTCTTTCCTTGAATCACACGGACTCGGAAATGGCACGGATGATGGTGACTCCGACGAGTACCTAAGTCCCTCCTCCTCTGTTCCTCATCATCATCGTACAGTCGACGAAATTCTCCTCCTCAAcgattcttcttcttcatcctcATCTTCGGCGGCAGGTTCACCCTCTCCCCCTTCTTCTCCATCTACTTCTGCTGCTACTGCTCTTTCCTCTCGGCGGCTGCATCGATTAGATCATCAACAAGAACCTTCTCTAGTAACAACTAATGATCCTAACTTTAGTGAGAGTAATAATTCTAGcaccatttcttcttccaaTAGCACAATTATCTATGATGATAATAACAGCAGTAGTAATAATCACAACAACAACAACGATCTTGTTGCTGCTTTGTCTGCAATAACCCCCAGCATAAAAGGGCTATCTCTTGCGCATTCCTTGGATTCCAATAGCAACCACCACTTGAATACTACTTCCATAATTTCTTCTTCTAGGACTAGTAGGAATCTTACTGCTAGCATTAACAGTAGCAATAATAATAGGATAAATTTGGCTGAATTTGCTTCTTCGCGGTCGGTTATTCTGCCTTCGCTATTTGCTGCCGTCAAATCCAATGTCAAGCCCGGTGCCGCCCTTGCCGCTGCGGCCGCCGCGTCTCGTTCTTTTCCAACTCCCCACGCCGCTGCCATTAAGTCCTCCAGAACCTCTTCCAGTGCTGTGGCTCTTTGCTCCATTGCTATTGCGGAAAACGACTCCATATCCACCACGCCGCCGCCtccgccaccaccacctcctcctcctcctgctATTGCTACTGCCGCTCATTCAGAGCTTGCTTCCTGGGTTCCCAACGAGGTTGATGGCGAAGTTTATGATGAATGCGATAGCCTTCCATCTACTGCTGGAGGAGCTGGACTAGGTTTGAGCGTGAGAGAGGCTGATGATGAAGTGGACAGCTGCAGGCATTTCTCTAGGGTTCAGGACGAGAATTTGACGGCCAAGGATGCTGGAATACTGCCCACCAATCAGACTCCCAATCTAGAGGCTGCAACTTCTTTTCTTGTATCAAATGTTGATAAACAAAGAATTGATGACTCATCTGGGGCTATGCTTTTATCCATTTCTTCTTCTGCTGCAACTGAGTTCCATTTACCTGCCAAAGCTGAAGAAAAACATTTGGATGCAAACAGGAATCCCACGTCTAGTGAAGTTGCCATTCAAGCACAATCTTCATCAGTGGTGGAGGATGAGAATAATGAGGATTCTCGAATTAATTCTACAAACAGAGTCATCCACAAGGATATTGCTTCTATTGTTGCTGATCCAGATGAAGGAGAATGTTTTGAGCAGGAGATTACTGCTAAGACAGATGAAATGCATGGTCAGGAGAATGTAATATCACAATCTAAAGATGAGGTTTTGAGTCTCGGAGGACATGAGACCAATTCCGATGACGATGTTGCAGATATTGTACAAGATGTTGCTTTGCAATGGAAAAGCAACAAGGGTAGAAGAAAGACACGTAATAAATCACTCCATCCTTGCTTGACACCGCTTGAATTGGCTGAAGAGCTTGAGAAGAAACAAGCATTTACAGGCATGTACTGGGAGGAAGGTGCTGCTGCCCAACCCATGAGGCTTGAGGGTGTTAGGAGGGGATCAACTGTGTTGGGTTACTTTGATGTTGATTCAAACAATGCCATTACTCGGGCCATCTCCTTGCAAGCCTTCAAACAGGAACATGGATTTCCATCAGTTCTTTCAGTTCATCTCAATTACATTGCTATAGGGATGTCTAAAGGAGTCATTCTTGTCTTCCCAAGCAAATACTCTCCTTACCATTCCGACAACATGGACTCAAAG ATGTTGATGCTTGGATTACAAGGGGAAAGATCTTATGTTCCTGTGACTTCCATGTGCTTCAACCAGCAGGGAGATTTGCTCTTTGCCGGTTATGGGGATGGCCATTTTTCTGTTTGGGATGTGCAAAGGGCATCAGCACTTAAAGTTATAAATGAGCATAAAGCTCCAGTAGTGCATATGTTATATCTGGGGCAGGATTCTCAAGCTAGTCGCCAGTTCAATGTAGTTAGTGGGGATAGCAAAGGTGTTGTTAAGTTGATTCGTTTTTCTGTGGTTCCTTGGGTTAACCGGATCTCCTATTCCAAAGCAACC AAACTTCTCGATGAAACAACTAGCATGGTAATTTGTGCATCTCCGCTGCTTTCAACTGAATTCCTTGGAGGCTTGTCTATGTCTTCCCAAGTGAGCAGCTCAGTTACAACAAGTGCTATTGGAAGCATGATGGGTGGAGTCATTGGAGGAGATTCTGGCTGGAAATCCACTTCTTTGGTTGAAAATGGTGTGGTGATATTTGTCACTCATCAATCCGCTCTGGTG GCAAAAGTAAGTCCGACAGTGGAAGTGTATGCTCAAATTCCTAAGCCTGATGGTGTTGGGGATCGTTCAATGCCTTATGCTGCTTGGAGATGCATGTCTGATTTGCTCGGTTCTTCAACTG AAACTGTACCTGCTGAAACATTAGAAAAATGTTCCTGGCTTGCAATTGCTTGGGATCGAAAAGTTCAGGTGGCTAAGTTGGTGAAGTCAGAATTAAAAGTATATGCAAAATGGACTCTGGATTGTCCGGCAGTGGGTGTGGCTTGGTTAGATGATCAG ATGCTGGTAGTTCTCACATCAATAGGACGACTTGTGATGTTCACAAAAGAAGGAAATATGATTCATGACACAAGCTTTGCTGTCAATGGAACAGGAGGAGATGATATGATTACATATCATACCTACTTTAACAATATTCATGGGAATCCTGAGAAAGCTCATCATAACTGTGTAGCTGTAAGGGGCGCCAGCATATATATCCTCGGAACCTCCCATCTTGTTGTTTCCCGTCTTCTCCCCTGGAAGGAACGTATAGAAGTTTTGCACAGAGCAGGTGACTGGATGGGGGCATTGAACATGGCTATGACAATTTATGATGGCCAAGCTCATGGAGTTATTGATCTTCCAAGAACTTTAGATGATGTACAGAAGACAATTATGCCATACCTAGCAGAGCTTCTTTTGTCCTACGTAGATGAGGTGTTTTCGTATATAAAAGTTGCATCTGGGAACCAAGTGGGGAATTCAGACCAATTGGATGAGTCAAAGAGTAGCAGTGACTCTGATAATCCTGAAATAGAAGAGCAGTATATCCGTGTTGGTGGTGTTGCTGTTGAGTTTTGCGTACATATCAAGAGAACTGATATCCTGTTCGATGAAATCTATGCCAAATTTTGTGCAGCTAAACATAAAG AAACGTTTGTGGAGCTTTTGGAGCCTTACATATTGAAAGACATGCTGGGATGTCTGCCACCTGCG ATTATGCAAGCTTTAGTTGAGCATTATAGTATGAAAGGTTGGCTGCAGCGAGTTGAACAATGTGTTCTCCACATGGATATTTCATCATTGGATTTCAACCAG GTTGTACGTCTGTGCAGGGAGCACAGGTTGCATGGTGCATTGATATATTTGTTTAACAAAGGTCTAGATGATTTCAGGACTCCTTTGGAGGAGCTCTTGGTTGTCTTACAACAATGCGAGAGGGAAAATGCTTCAGTCCTTGG GTACAGGATACTTGTTTACCTGAAATACTGCTTCCATGGCTTTGCTTTTCCTCCAG GACATGGGACACTTTCTCCTACACGGCTATTATCTATAAGAAAAGACATTCTGGCATTTCTATTAGAGGATTCTAGTATCCCAAATCCACAGGCACTTACAAACTCGATGTCTGATAAGCCATTCCCAAATCTGTGTCACCTGTTAGATTTGGATACTGAAGCCACTTTAGATGTTTTGAATTGTGCATTTTTAGAGGAACAAAATCTAGCATTTAACAATCTCTGTCACGACTTGACCAGTTCAAATGTGGGAGTGAAGGACTTGGGGGATGAAAGTCAAAATTTGGTCCAGAAATTAGTAGATGTTCTGTCTCTTATCCTTGAAGCAAGCTACTTCCAAAGGGGCTGTTCTACTAGCAGTGACGATGGTAGTTCATTGGAGACTTGGCCTTCAAAGAAAGATGCAGGCCACATAATTGAGTTTGTTACTTATTATGTTGCCTGTGAAAGAGCGAAGGTGTCTAGAGATATTTTAAGTCAAATTTTGGAGTATTTGACATCAGAAACTAGCTTTTCACCTAGTGTCTCTAGGCAGAATATTGAGATCCACAAAAGAAGAGAGAAGCAATTGCTTACACTTTTAGAGGTTGTACCTGACACAGAGTGGGATGCTCCATACCTGTTGCATTTGTGTGAAAGATGTCAGTTTCACCAG GTCTGCGGCTTAATTCATTCAAACAGATGTCAGTATGTTGCTGCATTGGATAGTTATATAAAAGCTGTAGATGAATCCATTCATGCTCTTTCTTTTATCCATGATATGTTGCGGCGACTGAGTGAGACTGATTCAGAAGCCTTCCAAGCAGCAGTCTTTTCAAGGATTGGTGATCTGGTCAAATTAGACAG AGAAGGAACTTTCTTTCTGGTGGTTGTCCATTTCCATGGACAAAGTcaggaaattttgttttctcAGTTACACTCTCACCCAGAGagcctttttctttatttgaagACACTTGTTGAGGTTCACACAACTGGAAATCTCAAATTTTCTTGCTTAAGAAAAGATGGTAGTTTACATTTTCCGAGTGGAAGGATGGCAAAGCATCAGTCAGATAGAATTAAGACGTTCCTTgaagaattgaatgatttcccAAAATTGCTCCGCACTAAGCCAATTCAGCTGACAGATGAAGTGACAGAACAGTATCTTGAG CTGTTGTGTCGCTATGAGCGGGAATCAGTTCGAAAGTTCTTGGAGACCTTTGAAAGCTATAGAGTAGAGAACTGTTTACGCCTCTGTCAGGAATATGGAATTGTAGATGCAGCTTCCTTCTTGCTGGAAAGGGTTGGTGATGTTGGAAGTGCTCTTATGCTCATTCTTTCTGGCCTCAATGAAAAATTTATTGTGCTTGAAGCTTCTATTGGCCCATCTGATTCTCGTCCTAAGCACTTCAATTCAATTTTAAAGGAGGAGGAG GTCAATGACATACTTGACATTCTGCACTCTTGTATTGGACTATGCCAACGGAACAGTCCGCGTTTGGATCCTCATGAGTCTGAGTACCTGTGGTTTCAGTTGCTTGACTC GTTTTGTTTGCCTCTAATGGATTCATGTAGCAGCAAAACAAGATCTATACATCAGCAAGACATGGAAGTTCTAGAAGTTAAGCAAGATCATGAAGATGACTGCATAATAAAATGGAAGATCTCAAAGTCTCACAAAAATGCATACATTTTGAAGAAACTGCTCTCTTTATTTATTAGAGAGATAGTCGAAGGAATGATTGGGTATGTTCACCTCCCAACAATCATGTTGAAGCTTCTTTCAGATAATGGCAGCCAGGAATTTGGTGACTTTAAACCTACCATATTGGGCATGCTTGGAACATATGATTTTGAAAGAAGAATTCTG GACACTGCCAAATCCTTGATTGAGGACGATACCTACTACACCATGAGCTTACTTAAGAAGGGTGCTTCCCATGGTTTTGCCCCTCGGGGACTAACATGTTGTGTATGCAATGGACTCCTTACAAAAAGATCCCACAGCTCCAGCATCCAAGTTTTCAGTTGTGGCCATGCAATGCATGTCCACTGTGTACTCCAGGAAAATGAGACTTCAGTTTGGGGCTCATCAGCTGGATGTCCCATTTGTGTGGCTGGGAAGAAAGCTCAGAGATCAAGAAGCAAATCTGTGGTTGTCGCGAATGAGTTGGTGAGCAAAGCTTTATCAAGATCGCATAAAGTACCCGGCACAAGTGTTCTTCATGCACCAGATAATGATGTGTCAGAGAATTCCTATGGTTCCCACCCAATTTCTAGG TTTGAGCTCTTGAACAATCTTCATAAAGACCAGAGATCAAGCCAAATAGAGAATATGCCTCAGCTGAGGCTTGCTCCACCAGCTGTTTACCATGAAAAGGTGAAGAAAGGAAATGATCTAATGACTGAAGAAAGCAGCAGGGGATCAGCTAGTGCAGAAAAATCAAGGAGTAAGCAACTTGGAGACGTA